The nucleotide window ctctctctctctttgctgtaCTTGCTTTTGGGCATTTCAAGGATAAGGAGCCAGTTTGTAGAAGAGGGAGCCCTTGTGTCTGAATTTTAAGTAAACTGACAGATTTCAAACTGCTGTGGTAGAAGTGGGGCCATTGAGTAGCCAAACATTTGACAACCATCCCTTTGCTATTAAGGACACAGCAGTCTCTGAATTTCATACTCTCCTCTTTgatgtgaagaaaatgaaaagctgaaCAGTTCCACAACAGAATTTGGAGCTGTGGATAGAGTTAGACAATAAGGGTAAtactttctttttatcactgcatTTATCCAAATTGTTTTTAACAAGTACATAttactctttttaaatatattttccttttctgttacaAGCTCATTGTAAAACAGAAACTCAAACATAATTCCTTTTATAGTGGGAGAAAACTGTTGCAAAGTCAGGCCAAAAATATGCATGTGTCAACCCGTATTTTGTGACCCATTATCATTTTACTTCTATACTCCAGACACATCACAAACATCATCTCCAATTCTGACAGCCCTGTGCATGCGTTCcattatgatttccattttataagtgaagaaactaaggctcagaaagtCAGGTAGCTTGCCCAGGTATGCGCAGTAGCAGGTGGCCAAGGTCCATCTGACATGAAAACCTTGCCCTTCAACTGTGCCCCATGGGGCAGGGTGAGATTATAGGCTCAGCTCTGAGCTACTCCTCTGCCCATCTCTACAGCCGCCATGTACTCGGAGATCCAGAGGGAGCGGGCGGACATCGGGGGCCTGATGGCCCGGCCAGAATACAGAGAGTGGAATCCGGAGCTCATCAAGCCCAAGAAGCTGCTGAACCCCGTGAAGGCCTCTCGGAGTCACCAGGAGCTCCACCGGGAGCTGCTCATGAACCACAGAAGGTAGGGATGAAGCCCTGCTGCCTGGGCCCCGCAAGCACCTGGGCCTgtgggggctggggaaggtgacCCTGGAGGAAGGCAGAGCTGGCTGTCATCCTGGGGCTCCTGGAGACTGAGGAAAGCTGAGGGTGCCCCACATGATCACCGGCAAAACCTGCAAAGACCCCGTCCCCAGTGGGTCCCTGGGAACCAGAGGGACCAAAAGAGCCCTGTTCTCTTGTCCAGCCACTCGTTTCATGCCCACACTCCAgatacatttattgagtacctactatgtgctgggcactgagcCCAGACCTGGGGATACAAGAATGAATGGGACCCAGTTCCTGTCCTCACAGACAGGGACTGGTGCATAGCCAAGCAGCAGGATGGGTGCATTGATGAGGGCGTTAAGTAGGCCTGAGACCCCAGAGGAGGAACCCGAGAGGGGTCTAAAATAACTTCACAGGAGCGGTGCTGCCTCAGCTATGACCTGAAGGGGGATGGGAGTTAGCCAGGCCGGAGGTGGGTGCTGAATGGCAGAGGGAACTTCATATGTAAATGAACAGGAAACAGGAGTCACTCACTGTGCCTGGGGCATCGATTGTGTGGTGCAGGCCAGGGCAGAAGGATGGACTAAGGAAAGGTCTACAGCAGGGGTACAGGGTGTGGTGGGCCCGTCTGGTGAAGTGGGATGGGGGAGCTCACAATACCAAAGTGGGCAGGAATGTTACAGAGGCCCAGGATGGTGGCTGGCTTTTCCGTGGAAGGCCGTGGTGTGCAATGACAGAGACGAGCCAGACGGGCATCTGGGAGGTGGCAGGGGTGGGATGGGGCAGTTGATGGGGTGTGAATTGGAGAAGAGGAAGGCTGAGCCTCCCCTTGGAGGACTGGGAAATACTCCTGCTAACCAGTAAGAGCATGAACGCAGCGGTGCTTTCAGAGCGCCCTCTGCTGGCCGATTCTGGTATTAGAGCCGGTTGTGATTTCTATTCTTGTTTTCAGTTGTGTGACCAATATCCTAAGAGTTATCATTTTGTACACTGAGtcgcttttgtttttgtttttaattagtatTATAATATGAGCATTTTCTCTGAATGGTTTTTAGACTCATCCCTTTAATATCAAAaaacatcaccacaatcaaaaACAAAAGCTTAAAGACAAATCAGAGAAGGTAtttgtaatataaataaattttatttttaaaacacacatatacaaaaaaatatattcagatctcttgttttttttcttttttttttttttgagatggagtctcgctctgtcgcccaggctggagtgcagtggcacgatctcagctcactgcaagctccacctcccaggttcacgccattctcctgcctcagcctcccaagtagctgggactacaggtggccgccatcacacccggctaatttttttgtatttttagtagagacagggtttcactgtgttagccaggatggtctcggtctcctgacctcgtgatccgccctcctcagcctcccaaagtgctgggattacaggcatgagccaccgcgcctggcccagatctCTTAAAATcgacaaggaaaaaataaataaaaagtaatacagtacagccagacatggtggctcacacctgtaatcccaacactttgggaggccgaggcaggaggatcacttgatcccaggagttcaaggctgcagtgagctatgattgcaccactgcactccagcctgggcaacagagcaagtccttgtctgtaaaaataatattgacaATACAGttaattcacaaaagaagacatgcaaatggctgGTAAATGTATCAAATGTTGTTCCATGTGActaataaagaaacaaatgaaaagcagATATTATTTCTTGCCTACCAGATtctcaaatataaaaagattGGCTGGTGATGGTGGGGAGAAATAGATGCTCTTGTACACTGTTCATAGGAGGATACACTGGCTAACCTTTCTCAGGCACAGATAGATATATGTACCTCAAATCTTTTTAAAGAGTCTGACCTAGCAATTCTACCTTTAGGAAAGTATCCTAAGAAAATAACCAGAAATAACAAAACTTGTTCTCTGCAGTCAgacaggcctgggttcaaattctcaTGTGGCCTATCTGTAGCTATGACTTGGACTGGTATCTTCAGCCCTAGGAGCCTCAGTTTCTGTCCTTGTAAAATGAGACAGTAATGGGTCCACCTCCAAGGCTACAGGGATGATTGCACAAGATAATAGTGGGGGTTGGTGTCACCGCAGGAAGCAGCCCTGAGGCTGGGGGAAGCAGGAAGGTGATGGTCTCCTGACAGCTCCCCACTTCCCACCCCAGGGGCCTTGGTGTGGACAGCAAGCCAGAGCTGCAGCGTGTCCTGGAGCACCGCCGGCGGAACCAGCTCatcaagaagaagaaggaggagctGGAAGCCAAGCGGCTGCAGTGCCCCTTTGAGCAGGAGCTGCTGAGACGGCAGCAGAGGCTGAACCAGGTGGGTGATGGGCACCCAGTTGGGACCACGCATCCTCCAGGGCTGTCCTCCAGGGAGGAGCTCTGCTGTGGCCACAGGCAGTAAGAGGGAAGAGGATCAACAGACAGAGCACTGGACTAAGAGTCCACTCCTGGCCTGAGTCCTCCCTCTGCCATTCACTTTGCTAGGTCCTTAGGGCGAGTGGCTTCCCTGAACCTCAGCTTCTTCACTGGCCCAGTGTACTGCACGCTGATTCTGATTTCTTTCTTATAACTGTCTTGTGAGCCAGGTGgcattcccattttagagatagggaacctgaggcccagagggggTGAGTGATTTGAACCAGGCTTCACAAGAACTCAGTCTCATGATCTGTGCCCCAGCTACTAGGCTGGTAGCAAAACTCATCCCCAGGTTGGTTCTGTTTCCCCACTGAGTGGGCCCTTTGTCCAAACTCCATAGGTTTTCAGAGTAGGAATCCCCCTAGCTCCACCCACTTCACCCTCTGCTTCTTCCTCCTTCAGCTGGAAAAACCAccagagaaggaagaggatcACGCCCCCGAGTTTATTAAAGTCAGGGAAAACCTGCggagaattgccacactgaccaGCGAAGAGAGAGTGCTGTAGGGCCAGCTGCTGGGCTCAGGCCaccacccaccctggcctggacAGCCTCCTCCAGCCCTTCTGCACCTGGCAGCCCTGGGCCCCAGGCCCTGGGACGTCTGTGATGTTCCCACCTGCTTCTGTAGAAATGTGTCACCCCAGAGGGCCTGGCTCTCCCTAGGAGGCTGGGGCCCCTAAGCTCCTAGGCTTTTCCTGCCAAGCACCCAGCCCTCCTACTCCAAGAGGGAAAACTTGCGCCCCTCCCTGCAGGGGGTTCAGAGCCCAGCACAGGAGGTTTCTCTGGCAGAATTGAGGAGGAACAGGCGGCCCTCTGGCTTGACAAGCCTTCTGTTCTGCCCAGGCCTTCCCACCAGGAATCTCCGAGGCTCCCCAGGGTCCCGCTTCTCCGTGCACCCCAGCTCCTAGGACTCAGAGAACTCCCCCACCTGTGGTTTTACCTGCAGCCAGCAGAGCTTAGCTTCAAGGACACCTGCCTCCAAAGCCACTGAGGGGAGGAAGGACAGGGCAGACTGCAGGTGGCCTTGTTGCTGGCATCCCGGCCAGGTGGGAGGGGACTAACAAAGACAGCTGTTTAGGGTCTTCTCCCCTCACCCATGCTTTCATCATCCCCTCCGCACAGCCTCCCCGTCCAGGCCTTCTAACCACACCTAGCCAGGGCTGCCGCATTCCTGCACTCGGAAGTCTGCAGCAGTGCCTCACAAACTTGATTGTGCATAAAAATCACTGGGGATCTTGTTAATACAGCTTCTAATTCAATAGATCTGGGAgatcctgcatttctaacaagctcccaggtgagaAGGAGGCTGCTGGTGTGAGGACCATGCTGTGAGCAGCAGGGTGAGAGTGCCCAGGGCTGATATTTATTAGAAATATCACCCCTGAAGCCATCGCTGGCCCCCACCTCCCATGGACTGATGCCCTAGGGATTCCCACCCCACCTCTGCAACCCCAGGTAGTCTTCATTATCCACCCCACCCCAGACTCCCACCCCCAGGGGTTCCCCGTGAAGACTTTGGCCTAGCAAATTGTGTTGGTTATGTGAGTGTTGTTTTAATCAGAGATGTATGTGATTGCCAATCTGCATTTCTTACCAGTGTGACCACACTGTTACGATGCAAttctagccaaaaaaaaaaaaaaaatttttttttactttttcctacAGTCTTATGGAAAGCAAATATACAATGATTTTCAGTACGCTTCTGGAATAGAAACAGTGGTTTGAAGACCCCACTGCCACCTTTATGGACTGGCCCCTTTGAGTCTGAATCCCCGGCCTCTGTCACCTGAGACCCAACCCCTAGCTGGGCCAACTCCAGTGAATTcacccatttttcttcttcagaagGCCTTTCCTGTGTGAGACCCACATATTTTAACCTTTTGCTCCTAtcccatttttaaagaattagagAATAAACCAGGCCTGTTTCTTTTCCCCTGAAATCCCTGCCTCTGGCTTCCTAAACCCATCATCTAAGGTGACAGAGCAGTGCTGGAATAGCATCTCCTTTCACTTCCCCAAGACTGCCACAGATAGCTGCCACTGGCATGCTCTTTGATTCCTGGAAGCAAACGTGGGACTGTCGGAGGAAAGGGATTGTTCTGGTCTTACTCATAACTGGGTGGTTTGAGGGTGACTGAAGTCGTACTTTTCCTGTGTGTGCTGCCAGCACAGGGCTGTAAATGCAGATATTCCgcctgtgtgcgtgtgtataaGTCAAGCTCCAAGAGGCTCCTGAATGTGACTGGTGTGCTGAGAATGTGTTTACGCTGTTTAACGTCTGCCAGGTGAGGGTTACGCTGAAGATGCACAATCCCTAAAATAAAGATCACCACTTCCCCAAAGCAGCAGCCCTCGGGTCCATGTGTTGTTCAGACATGTGAAGAGAAGCAAGACAGAGGGTCTCAGATGGACGAGGGCTCTCCAAGGGAATGCCTGGGGCTTCACCCAGTGGTCCCCAGAGGTGCTCCATGGAGCCAACATGTCATTCCGTGAAGCCCCAGAAGTAGAAGGGACCTCAAGCACCATGCCTTCCAGGGCAGCCGTGCAGATGACCTTGGTTCACTCTTCAGGGGTCGTCCCAACTCTGTACCTCCAGCCACTCCAACTATGGAGGCTGTAAATCCAGATTCTCACTGTTCCAGTCTCCTTTGCAGCTTAGGAAGGCTATGTGATCAGGTGTGGCCAATGAAATTGAAGAGGAAGTCTACATGGGCTTCTGGGAAAGCTTATGCTTTTCCAATAAAAGACACAGGCATGGCTAACACCTCCCTGGGCGTCTTCTTCCTACCTTGATTGAGGGTGTGATGCCTGGAGCCACAACAGCCACTTTGCTACCATGAGAAAAAGGCCAAGAGAATCACAGAGTCATTGACCCTATCGTTATTTCACCAAGCCAATGCCAGCCGCCATCCTTCTGCAGAAttcttgtaaataaaataaatccctcTTTGTTTAAACCATTGTTGGTCAGTCTCTGTTACTTGCAACCAAAATCATCCCTAACTGACACAGAAGGCCAGTCCCTGCCTGTCCAAAATTACCTGCAGGCTGTGCTAAAAATCCAGATTCAACTTTCCCATCAGAAGCCTATCGGATCAGGATCCCCAGTTGCAATGCCTGGGATCTGTTTTTCTGCACCTTCCCCATATAGCCTACCTAGCATGAGTCTGAAAACTGGTACTTGGACATCACTAAAGCACacatcattcaacaaatatttatcgagtTCCTGCTCCATGCCAGGA belongs to Pongo pygmaeus isolate AG05252 chromosome 2, NHGRI_mPonPyg2-v2.0_pri, whole genome shotgun sequence and includes:
- the FAM107A gene encoding actin-associated protein FAM107A isoform X2, with product MAQRLGEWARGPSDATGLYRAVLLRSAAMYSEIQRERADIGGLMARPEYREWNPELIKPKKLLNPVKASRSHQELHRELLMNHRRGLGVDSKPELQRVLEHRRRNQLIKKKKEELEAKRLQCPFEQELLRRQQRLNQLEKPPEKEEDHAPEFIKVRENLRRIATLTSEERVL
- the FAM107A gene encoding actin-associated protein FAM107A isoform X1, which produces MGAAQGKKKTYSPQARFHSENEKQRRNGSAAMYSEIQRERADIGGLMARPEYREWNPELIKPKKLLNPVKASRSHQELHRELLMNHRRGLGVDSKPELQRVLEHRRRNQLIKKKKEELEAKRLQCPFEQELLRRQQRLNQLEKPPEKEEDHAPEFIKVRENLRRIATLTSEERVL
- the FAM107A gene encoding actin-associated protein FAM107A isoform X3, which encodes MYSEIQRERADIGGLMARPEYREWNPELIKPKKLLNPVKASRSHQELHRELLMNHRRGLGVDSKPELQRVLEHRRRNQLIKKKKEELEAKRLQCPFEQELLRRQQRLNQLEKPPEKEEDHAPEFIKVRENLRRIATLTSEERVL